In one Coccinella septempunctata chromosome 6, icCocSept1.1, whole genome shotgun sequence genomic region, the following are encoded:
- the LOC123315603 gene encoding acidic mammalian chitinase-like: MRGFLCFSALLAFVAQAYSANVVCYFNSWTVYRPGNGKFVPQNIDPNLCSHILYAFVGLNSDGSVHILDSWEAIDLNGISDLINLKQQNKDLKILLSMGGWNEGSSIYSAVVGNPTLRANMVRNVVAFVRQYGFDGFDLSWEFPNARGGAQADVQNLPSLLVELKASLGDLTLSVAGSGWLSQIDTSYDVPVVANTVDMINVMSYDFHGSYDGYVAHSSPLYQSSKDRSNGLSVNATIHHWIARGAPASKLNMGIVTYGRGFTLTDPAQTDLHAHSNGPSAAGPYTQEAGMMGYNEICEFDSNWQRVFDEETRVPHIINGDQWIGVEDAESVGEKAQFAKELGLGGVAVYSYDTDDFNGICGGGKYPLINKIKSVLQ; this comes from the exons ATGAGGGGATTCCTGTGCTTTAGTGCTTTGCTAGCCTTTGTGGCTCAGGCCTATTCAG CTAACGTGGTATGCTACTTCAACAGTTGGACAGTGTACAGACCTGGAAATGGTAAATTTGTACCACAAAATATCGACCCCAATCTCTGTTCACACATATTATACGCCTTCGTGGGTTTGAACAGCGACGGCAGCGTCCATATTCTGGACTCATGGGAGGCCATCGACCTCAACGGAATCAGCGACTTGATCAACCTCAAGCAGCAGAACAAGGACCTCAAGATCCTTCTCAGCATGGGAGGATGGAACGAAGGATCATCAATATACTCCGCAGTTGTCG GCAACCCAACACTACGAGCCAACATGGTACGAAACGTTGTTGCCTTCGTCAGGCAGTACGGTTTCGACGGTTTCGACCTCAGCTGGGAGTTCCCCAACGCAAGAGGCGGTGCACAGGCGGATGTCCAAAATTTACCTTCTCTGCTCGTGGAACTCAAAGCAAGCTTAGGGGACCTCACTCTTTCTGTAGCTGGATCCGGATGGTTATCGCAGATAGATACGTCGTACGACGTGCCAGTTGTGGCTAA TACCGTAGACATGATCAATGTAATGTCTTACGACTTCCATGGCTCCTACGACGGTTACGTTGCTCACTCTTCTCCACTCTACCAATCCTCAAAGGACCGGTCAAATGGTTTGAGTGTA aatgcTACCATTCACCACTGGATTGCAAGGGGAGCCCCAGCATCTAAGCTGAACATGGGTATCGTAACCTACGGAAGAGGTTTCACTCTGACCGACCCAGCCCAAACCGATTTGCACGCACATTCCAACGGACCCTCCGCTGCAGGACCGTACACTCAAGAAGCAGGCATGATGGGATATAATGAG atttgcGAGTTTGACAGCAACTGGCAACGCGTTTTCGACGAGGAAACGAGAGTACCTCACATCATAAACGGTGATCAATGGATTGGAGTTGAAGATGCCGAGTCGGTTGGAGAAAAAGCGCAGTTTGCCAAAGAATTGGGTCTCGGTGGAGTTGCGGTTTATTCCTACGACACCGACGATTTCAACGGAATATGCGGTGGAGGAAAATACCCCCTGATTAACAAAATCAAATCTGTCCTTCAGTGA
- the LOC123315150 gene encoding methylmalonic aciduria and homocystinuria type D homolog, mitochondrial isoform X1: MMSIQIVGTILNLTRASRKNIPQFFRNFSKKNDYEDPYQYVKRKRVSRNGEGLVWKDPNFELLASTSSVDFPFYLPGNVGLAWFDKKTTLRTPHHKFVMKQVNGKDLTDDITCSIQECPKVLRQTVYDLFPSRNFETSELSVVTISLKPNHKLMRQNKEEETEKLAQTFIIAAKTICDKIRKAGYWADFINPFSGLPYLSRDRINNAKLYESNEKFRCLDFQIFEIEHCKIISNELEGNGKRFIGSLFTTAPCIEENIVSIFV, encoded by the exons ATGATGTCTATACAGATAGTAGGgacaattttaaatttaaccAGGGCGAGTAGAAAGAATATTCCCcagtttttcaggaacttcTCCAAAAAGAATGATTATGAAGACCCTTACCAATACGTGAAACGCAAACGAGTATCGAGAAATG GAGAGGGTTTAGTTTGGAAGGATCCAAATTTCGAGCTATTAGCCTCGACTTCTTCGGTCGACTTCCCATTTTATCTTCCTGGAAATGTAGGCTTGGCATGGTTTGATAAAAAAACTACCCTACGAACCCCTCATCATAAATTTGTGATGAAACAGGTGAATGGA AAAGACTTGACTGATGATATTACATGCAGTATCCAGGAGTGTCCTAAAGTACTCAGACAAACCGTTTATGATCTTTTTCCTTCACGTAACTTTGAAACGTCAGAATTGTCTGTAGTTACGATTTCTTTAAAGCCGAACCATAAGCTCATGAGACAGAACAAAGAGGAGGAAACTGAAAAATTAGCTCAAACG TTCATCATTGCAGCGAAAACAATTTGTGATAAGATACGTAAAGCAGGATACTGGGCTGATTTCATTAACCCTTTCTCAGGTTTGCCTTATTTATCCAGAGATAGAATAAATAATGCTAAACTGTATGAATCTAATGAGAAATTCAGGTGCttggattttcaaatttttgaaatcgagcacTGCAAAATAATCTCAAATGAGCTGGAGGGGAATGGAAAACGATTTATAG gcaGTCTGTTCACTACTGCTCCATGCATAGAAGAAAATATAGTTTCTATTTTTGTCTGA
- the LOC123315150 gene encoding cobalamin trafficking protein CblD isoform X2, with protein MMSIQIVGTILNLTRASRKNIPQFFRNFSKKNDYEDPYQYVKRKRVSRNGEGLVWKDPNFELLASTSSVDFPFYLPGNVGLAWFDKKTTLRTPHHKFVMKQKDLTDDITCSIQECPKVLRQTVYDLFPSRNFETSELSVVTISLKPNHKLMRQNKEEETEKLAQTFIIAAKTICDKIRKAGYWADFINPFSGLPYLSRDRINNAKLYESNEKFRCLDFQIFEIEHCKIISNELEGNGKRFIGSLFTTAPCIEENIVSIFV; from the exons ATGATGTCTATACAGATAGTAGGgacaattttaaatttaaccAGGGCGAGTAGAAAGAATATTCCCcagtttttcaggaacttcTCCAAAAAGAATGATTATGAAGACCCTTACCAATACGTGAAACGCAAACGAGTATCGAGAAATG GAGAGGGTTTAGTTTGGAAGGATCCAAATTTCGAGCTATTAGCCTCGACTTCTTCGGTCGACTTCCCATTTTATCTTCCTGGAAATGTAGGCTTGGCATGGTTTGATAAAAAAACTACCCTACGAACCCCTCATCATAAATTTGTGATGAAACAG AAAGACTTGACTGATGATATTACATGCAGTATCCAGGAGTGTCCTAAAGTACTCAGACAAACCGTTTATGATCTTTTTCCTTCACGTAACTTTGAAACGTCAGAATTGTCTGTAGTTACGATTTCTTTAAAGCCGAACCATAAGCTCATGAGACAGAACAAAGAGGAGGAAACTGAAAAATTAGCTCAAACG TTCATCATTGCAGCGAAAACAATTTGTGATAAGATACGTAAAGCAGGATACTGGGCTGATTTCATTAACCCTTTCTCAGGTTTGCCTTATTTATCCAGAGATAGAATAAATAATGCTAAACTGTATGAATCTAATGAGAAATTCAGGTGCttggattttcaaatttttgaaatcgagcacTGCAAAATAATCTCAAATGAGCTGGAGGGGAATGGAAAACGATTTATAG gcaGTCTGTTCACTACTGCTCCATGCATAGAAGAAAATATAGTTTCTATTTTTGTCTGA
- the LOC123315234 gene encoding alpha-tocopherol transfer protein-like isoform X1, which translates to MKEDVKILREWISKQPHLPQNIHDMMLLRFLHTCNYSIEQTKTLIDLFYTIRSQAPELFSNRDPSQKTIQDCFKAIDMVPLPKLTEKNYKLLLYRLVDHDPEKFTYADSVKTFYMVSDVRMLVEQEFPAGEVPIFDLAGMSWKHMTKMPLPIVKKYMVYSQEAHPIKLKEIHLVNAPTFLDRAMAMMRPFIKSEILSMIHTHPPNSNTLFDYVPRELLPEEYGGTIGKMSDLKAMWLKKVMEHKEYLTDDSRWAVNETKRSAQNENTKPAFGIEGSFRTLSID; encoded by the exons ATGAAGGAAGATGTCAAAATACTCAGGGAATGGATAAGTAAACAACCTCATTTACCCCAAAACATTC ATGACATGATGCTACTGAGATTCTTGCATACGTGTAATTACAGTATCGAGCAGACGAAGACCTTAATCGACTTATTCTATACAATTCGTTCACAGGCACCAGAACTATTTTCCAATAGAGATCCTTCGCAGAAAACCATCCAAGATTGCTTCAAAGCGAT AGATATGGTTCCCTTACCGAAACTAACggaaaaaaactacaaattgCTGCTATATCGACTCGTAGATCATGATCCCGAAAAATTCACTTACGCAGATTCAGTAAAAACGTTCTACATGGTGTCGGACGTTAGGATGTTGGTAGAACAAGAATTTCCAGCAGGGGAAGTACCGATATTTGACTTGGCTGGAATGAGCTGGAAGCATATGACAAAAATGCCTCTTCCAATCGTCAAGAAATACATGGTTTACTCGCAA GAAGCACATCCCATCAAACTGAAAGAAATACACCTAGTTAATGCTCCCACGTTCTTAGATAGAGCGATGGCTATGATGAGGCCTTTCATTAAAAGCGAAATATTATCCATG ataCACACCCACCCTCCAAATTCAAATACCCTGTTTGATTATGTTCCGAGAGAATTGTTACCAGAGGAATACGGAGGAACTATCGGAAAAATGTCCGATTTGAAGGCAATGTGGTTGAAAAAGGTTATGGAACACAAGGAATACTTAACGGACGATTCGAGATGGGCAGTCAACGAGACCAAACGATCGGCGCAGAACGAAAACACTAAACCAGCATTCGGCATTGAGGGATCTTTCAGAACTTTGAGTATAGACTAA
- the LOC123315234 gene encoding alpha-tocopherol transfer protein-like isoform X2 translates to MKEDVKILREWISKQPHLPQNIHDMMLLRFLHTCNYSIEQTKTLIDLFYTIRSQAPELFSNRDPSQKTIQDCFKAIDMVPLPKLTEKNYKLLLYRLVDHDPEKFTYADSVKTFYMVSDVRMLVEQEFPAGEVPIFDLAGMSWKHMTKMPLPIVKKYMVYSQEAHPIKLKEIHLVNAPTFLDRAMAMMRPFIKSEILSMYDNIFSRYTPTLQIQIPCLIMFRENCYQRNTEELSEKCPI, encoded by the exons ATGAAGGAAGATGTCAAAATACTCAGGGAATGGATAAGTAAACAACCTCATTTACCCCAAAACATTC ATGACATGATGCTACTGAGATTCTTGCATACGTGTAATTACAGTATCGAGCAGACGAAGACCTTAATCGACTTATTCTATACAATTCGTTCACAGGCACCAGAACTATTTTCCAATAGAGATCCTTCGCAGAAAACCATCCAAGATTGCTTCAAAGCGAT AGATATGGTTCCCTTACCGAAACTAACggaaaaaaactacaaattgCTGCTATATCGACTCGTAGATCATGATCCCGAAAAATTCACTTACGCAGATTCAGTAAAAACGTTCTACATGGTGTCGGACGTTAGGATGTTGGTAGAACAAGAATTTCCAGCAGGGGAAGTACCGATATTTGACTTGGCTGGAATGAGCTGGAAGCATATGACAAAAATGCCTCTTCCAATCGTCAAGAAATACATGGTTTACTCGCAA GAAGCACATCCCATCAAACTGAAAGAAATACACCTAGTTAATGCTCCCACGTTCTTAGATAGAGCGATGGCTATGATGAGGCCTTTCATTAAAAGCGAAATATTATCCATG TacgataatattttttcaagataCACACCCACCCTCCAAATTCAAATACCCTGTTTGATTATGTTCCGAGAGAATTGTTACCAGAGGAATACGGAGGAACTATCGGAAAAATGTCCGATTTGA